A single genomic interval of Porphyromonas sp. oral taxon 275 harbors:
- a CDS encoding lipopolysaccharide biosynthesis protein — MPSLAAKESILGTLVTYIGVGIGFVTTFFILAKYLTPEEIGLTRLLPELATQLSGLGLLGMTYSLSRYFPFFKDSPTNPYRAEDGPNHGFFYYVTVVGLVGAAVMSLLYVLLRQPLVGLYSTNSPLLIDFYYAVIPLTLFTMGWTLLELYTYQLLRVAVPKGIKEVLLRVLQLACYLAYAFGYIDFTTMMWGFIGSFGVCMLASGAYLGRITPLSLRHNPAYVSPEMRRGFYRYTALYTLTSIGITLSGRMDLFMVAFIDKGGLSSAGVYTMAFYMVSIIEIPMRAILSVAAPKIAEAAKEGDKQRVEDVYRLVGFYQLLSGLLIFIMIWVNIDSIFAIMPNGEQFAGGKWIFFFLGLAKLVELTLTCSHTVVSTSRYYYWNVYYTISVLVMSFVSTIYLIPHFGTMGAALAMLLTNLVSYGLQQGLVSLKIGVHPFSLRMLYTLPIAFLAWGADSLLPRMSSVWVDLFVRSSLIGLLLLLCLLVMRITPELMSMLEGRLPAKFRR, encoded by the coding sequence ATGCCCAGCTTAGCTGCCAAGGAAAGCATACTCGGTACCCTCGTCACCTACATCGGCGTAGGGATAGGCTTCGTGACGACCTTCTTCATCCTGGCCAAGTACCTTACGCCCGAGGAGATCGGGCTGACGCGCCTCCTGCCCGAGCTGGCGACCCAGCTCTCGGGGCTGGGGCTCCTCGGGATGACCTATTCGCTGAGTCGTTACTTCCCCTTCTTCAAGGACAGCCCTACCAATCCCTACCGCGCTGAGGATGGGCCCAACCACGGCTTCTTCTACTACGTCACCGTGGTAGGCCTGGTGGGTGCCGCCGTGATGAGCCTCCTCTACGTGCTGCTGCGTCAGCCGCTGGTGGGGCTCTACAGTACGAATAGCCCGCTGCTCATCGACTTCTACTACGCCGTCATCCCCCTCACGCTCTTCACGATGGGCTGGACGCTGCTGGAGCTCTACACCTACCAGCTGCTGCGTGTGGCTGTCCCTAAGGGGATCAAGGAGGTGCTGCTGCGCGTCCTCCAGCTGGCCTGCTACCTCGCCTACGCCTTTGGCTACATCGACTTCACGACGATGATGTGGGGCTTCATCGGCAGCTTCGGCGTCTGCATGCTCGCTAGTGGAGCCTACCTCGGGCGCATCACGCCGCTGAGCCTAAGGCACAATCCCGCCTATGTCTCCCCCGAGATGCGCCGCGGCTTCTACCGCTACACGGCGCTCTATACGCTGACCTCGATCGGGATCACGCTCTCGGGGCGCATGGATCTCTTCATGGTCGCCTTCATCGACAAGGGGGGGCTCTCCTCGGCAGGGGTCTATACGATGGCCTTCTATATGGTCTCCATTATCGAGATCCCGATGCGGGCTATCCTCAGCGTCGCCGCACCCAAGATCGCCGAGGCAGCCAAGGAGGGCGATAAGCAGCGCGTCGAGGACGTGTACCGCCTCGTGGGCTTCTACCAGCTACTCTCTGGCCTCTTGATCTTCATCATGATCTGGGTGAACATAGACAGCATCTTCGCCATCATGCCCAACGGGGAGCAGTTCGCGGGTGGCAAGTGGATCTTCTTCTTCCTCGGGCTGGCGAAGCTCGTGGAGCTGACCTTGACCTGCAGCCATACGGTGGTGAGTACCTCACGCTACTACTACTGGAATGTCTACTATACCATCAGCGTGCTGGTGATGTCCTTCGTCTCGACCATCTACCTCATCCCACACTTCGGTACGATGGGTGCGGCGCTGGCGATGCTGCTGACCAATCTTGTCAGCTACGGCCTGCAGCAGGGCCTCGTGAGCCTCAAGATCGGGGTGCATCCCTTCAGTCTCCGTATGCTCTACACGCTGCCCATAGCCTTCCTTGCCTGGGGGGCGGATAGCCTCCTACCGCGCATGAGCTCGGTCTGGGTCGACCTCTTCGTTCGCTCCTCGCTCATCGGGCTGCTGCTCCTGCTGTGTCTCCTGGTGATGCGCATCACCCCTGAGCTGATGAGCATGCTGGAGGGGAGACTCCCCGCCAAGTTCCGTCGCTAG
- a CDS encoding glycosyltransferase, translating into MPIPNPKRPLKVLLLCTSEQGGGAAEACRRLLEGLCSIGLEARLLVLHGGGAGTGPIRSVLEGAGARLWAKAAFVLERAEIYLRNGRDRGRLFRVSTARWGFDVSCHPWVQWADVLHLHWINQGFLSLRGLQRLSLLGKPVFATLHDLWMATGICHLPLELSAFGAQLCPRYREGCGYCPLLFSRSAHDLSREIWQRKAFLSSPAFHYIAVSRAEAALFGESPLMRSARPAFVLPNPIDLELFSPQTAEAMPEPSWYEAGRYYFTLVAARLDDVVKGPELLKKVTRAFRAQSPELAARTTLLLVGETKRQGYFDDLALSHISLGRVSDRRELAAIYAHSDAVLSTSVYETFGQTLSEALAVGTPVLSFRCGGPEDIIEDGCTGYLVDAFDPEQYAARLIELLECRGQGAFDPETCRSSVQRFGAARIATELSQLYAASLQPMP; encoded by the coding sequence ATGCCCATCCCAAATCCTAAGCGTCCGCTCAAGGTGCTGCTCCTCTGCACCTCGGAGCAGGGGGGAGGAGCTGCCGAGGCCTGCCGCAGGCTCCTCGAGGGGCTCTGCTCCATAGGGCTGGAGGCGCGCCTCCTGGTGCTGCATGGCGGTGGTGCGGGGACGGGACCTATTCGCTCTGTCCTCGAGGGGGCAGGGGCGCGCCTCTGGGCTAAGGCTGCTTTCGTCCTGGAGCGGGCAGAGATCTATCTACGCAATGGCCGCGACCGTGGACGCCTCTTCCGCGTCTCGACGGCGCGCTGGGGCTTCGACGTGAGCTGCCATCCCTGGGTGCAGTGGGCGGATGTGCTGCACCTGCACTGGATCAATCAAGGCTTCCTCTCCCTGCGCGGACTCCAGCGCCTTAGCCTCCTCGGTAAGCCCGTCTTCGCCACGCTGCACGATCTGTGGATGGCAACGGGCATCTGCCATTTACCTCTGGAACTCTCGGCCTTTGGGGCGCAGCTCTGTCCGCGTTACCGCGAGGGCTGCGGCTACTGCCCGCTGCTCTTCAGCCGCTCGGCGCATGACCTCTCTCGCGAGATCTGGCAGCGCAAGGCCTTCCTTAGTTCGCCTGCCTTCCACTATATAGCAGTGAGCCGAGCGGAGGCAGCACTCTTCGGCGAGAGCCCCCTGATGCGCTCGGCGCGCCCTGCCTTTGTCCTCCCCAATCCTATAGACCTAGAGCTCTTCTCCCCGCAGACGGCCGAGGCAATGCCCGAGCCCAGCTGGTACGAGGCGGGACGCTACTACTTTACCCTCGTAGCCGCGCGGCTGGACGATGTGGTGAAGGGCCCCGAGCTGCTGAAGAAGGTCACACGTGCTTTCCGTGCCCAGTCCCCCGAGCTCGCGGCACGCACGACCCTTCTCCTCGTCGGGGAGACCAAGCGGCAGGGCTACTTCGATGACCTTGCCCTCAGCCACATCAGTCTAGGGCGGGTCAGCGATCGTCGTGAGCTCGCAGCGATCTACGCACACAGCGATGCCGTACTCTCGACGAGTGTCTACGAGACCTTCGGGCAGACGCTCTCCGAGGCGCTCGCGGTGGGTACGCCTGTCCTTAGCTTCCGCTGCGGTGGCCCCGAGGACATCATCGAGGACGGGTGTACGGGCTACCTCGTCGATGCCTTTGACCCCGAGCAATACGCCGCGCGCCTCATCGAGCTGCTGGAGTGTCGAGGGCAGGGCGCCTTCGACCCAGAGACCTGCCGCAGCTCTGTCCAGCGCTTCGGTGCTGCCCGCATCGCGACCGAGCTAAGCCAGCTCTATGCTGCCTCACTCCAGCCTATGCCTTAG